The following proteins are encoded in a genomic region of Aliiroseovarius sp. F47248L:
- the metA gene encoding homoserine O-succinyltransferase, which translates to MPIKIPSTLPAANVLKDEGVMVMSVDQADKQDIRPMRIAILNLMPKKIETETQFARLIGAHPLQIELTLLRPSEHTSKTTSQAHIGAFYQPWEDVRDQKFDGLIITGAPIEHMPFEDVTYWDEISQIFDWTQTNVHSTFGVCWGGMAMIYHFHKVKKHILDAKAFGCFPQKNRDPASPYLRGFSDTCVVPVSRWTEMRQDEIDAADGLTTLLGSDEVGPCLVEDTAHRALYIFNHFEYDTGTLKGEYDRDVAKGAPINVPINYYPGNDPTKRPENRWRSHAHLLYANWISEMYLTTPFDIDQIGESKEDRRN; encoded by the coding sequence ATGCCGATCAAGATACCCTCCACCCTTCCCGCAGCAAACGTGCTGAAGGACGAGGGCGTGATGGTCATGTCTGTGGATCAGGCCGACAAGCAAGATATTCGGCCCATGCGCATTGCGATTTTGAACCTGATGCCCAAGAAGATCGAGACCGAGACGCAGTTTGCGCGCCTCATCGGGGCTCACCCGCTGCAGATCGAACTGACTTTGCTGCGTCCGTCCGAGCATACCTCGAAAACCACCAGTCAGGCGCATATCGGCGCGTTCTACCAACCGTGGGAGGACGTGCGCGATCAGAAGTTTGACGGGTTGATCATCACCGGCGCGCCGATTGAACATATGCCGTTCGAGGACGTCACCTATTGGGACGAGATCAGCCAGATATTTGACTGGACCCAGACCAACGTGCATTCGACATTCGGGGTGTGCTGGGGTGGGATGGCGATGATCTATCACTTCCACAAAGTGAAAAAGCACATTCTGGATGCCAAGGCCTTCGGATGTTTCCCACAAAAGAACCGCGATCCAGCATCGCCCTATCTGCGCGGGTTTTCCGATACTTGCGTGGTTCCGGTCAGCCGCTGGACCGAGATGCGGCAAGACGAGATTGATGCGGCAGACGGGTTGACCACTCTGTTGGGGTCGGACGAGGTGGGGCCTTGTCTGGTTGAAGACACCGCCCATCGTGCGCTCTATATCTTCAATCATTTCGAATATGACACGGGCACCTTGAAAGGCGAATATGACCGTGATGTCGCGAAGGGCGCTCCGATCAACGTGCCGATCAACTACTATCCCGGTAACGATCCAACCAAGCGGCCCGAGAACCGGTGGCGCAGTCATGCCCATCTGCTTTACGCCAACTGGATCAGCGAAATGTATCTGACGACGCCGTTCGACATCGACCAGATCGGCGAAAGCAAAGAGGACCGCCGCAACTGA
- the ppk2 gene encoding polyphosphate kinase 2 has protein sequence MSLPFDGAISKFFQETAPDAVREAIQDGRKKDILSDSYPYDARIDKDIYEAEIEALQLELVKLQADVKATGKRVVVIFEGRDAAGKGGTIKRFRENLNPRVARVVALSKPSDREAGEWYFQRYVKHLPTEGEIALFDRSWYNRAVVEKVFDFCTDREREAFFRQLPEFEDMLVDEGIHFVKLWLNVGRAEQLRRFLAREKDPLKQWKLSWIDVEGLNRWDAYTDAIKETFDRTHNTRAPWTIVRSDDKKRARLAAIRAVLQGLDYAGKDENVAHAPDGTICGGPEVWDG, from the coding sequence ATGTCTTTGCCGTTCGATGGTGCCATCTCGAAATTCTTTCAAGAGACCGCGCCAGATGCGGTCCGCGAGGCGATCCAAGACGGTCGCAAGAAGGATATTCTGTCCGACAGCTATCCCTATGACGCCCGCATCGACAAGGATATCTATGAAGCCGAGATTGAAGCTCTGCAGCTTGAACTGGTAAAGTTACAGGCCGATGTGAAAGCCACCGGCAAACGCGTGGTCGTCATCTTCGAAGGACGCGATGCGGCGGGCAAAGGCGGCACCATCAAACGGTTTCGCGAAAACCTGAACCCGCGTGTCGCGCGAGTGGTGGCCTTGTCCAAACCGTCGGACCGCGAGGCAGGCGAGTGGTATTTTCAACGCTATGTCAAACATTTACCGACCGAAGGTGAGATAGCATTATTCGACCGCTCGTGGTACAATCGTGCGGTGGTTGAGAAGGTGTTCGACTTCTGCACTGACCGCGAGCGCGAGGCCTTCTTCCGCCAACTGCCCGAGTTCGAAGATATGCTGGTCGACGAAGGCATCCATTTCGTCAAGCTCTGGCTGAATGTGGGACGAGCCGAACAATTGCGCCGATTCCTTGCCCGCGAAAAAGATCCTCTGAAACAGTGGAAGCTCAGTTGGATTGACGTGGAAGGGTTAAACCGTTGGGATGCCTATACCGACGCGATCAAGGAAACCTTTGATCGCACCCACAACACGCGCGCACCGTGGACCATTGTGCGGTCAGACGACAAGAAACGCGCGCGCCTTGCCGCCATTCGCGCCGTCCTTCAAGGCCTTGATTACGCCGGAAAAGATGAGAACGTCGCCCATGCGCCTGACGGCACTATCTGTGGCGGTCCAGAGGTTTGGGATGGCTAA
- a CDS encoding TetR/AcrR family transcriptional regulator has translation MAKRGYHHGNLRQALVDAALELIEAKGPTGFTLSEAAKQAGVTPAAVYRHFAGREDLIAEAARQGYEIFADLMVYAYDKGQPSALASFEATGRAYLAFARKYPGHYISMFESGISTNHSSDLARVAGRAMGVLEKAAEKLAENIPEDKRPPSRMVSAHIWAMSHGVVELFGRGSPGQKSPFPPEELLESGIGIYLRGLGLIRPDG, from the coding sequence ATGGCTAAGCGCGGCTATCATCATGGCAACTTGCGGCAGGCGCTGGTCGATGCGGCGCTTGAGCTGATCGAGGCGAAAGGCCCGACCGGCTTTACCTTGTCGGAAGCCGCCAAGCAGGCGGGTGTGACACCTGCCGCCGTATATCGCCACTTTGCCGGTCGTGAAGACCTGATTGCCGAAGCCGCGCGTCAAGGTTATGAGATTTTTGCCGATCTGATGGTCTATGCCTATGACAAGGGGCAGCCCTCTGCACTGGCCAGTTTCGAAGCAACCGGACGCGCCTATCTGGCCTTTGCGCGCAAGTATCCCGGCCATTACATCTCGATGTTCGAAAGCGGGATTTCAACCAACCATTCTTCAGATCTGGCCCGTGTCGCAGGGCGCGCGATGGGAGTTCTGGAAAAAGCCGCGGAAAAGTTGGCAGAAAACATTCCTGAGGACAAACGCCCCCCGTCGCGAATGGTCAGCGCGCATATCTGGGCAATGAGCCATGGGGTTGTCGAATTGTTTGGGCGCGGCAGTCCGGGTCAGAAAAGTCCTTTTCCGCCCGAAGAATTGTTGGAAAGCGGGATCGGGATCTATCTGCGCGGACTTGGGTTGATCCGTCCTGACGGCTGA
- a CDS encoding cysteine desulfurase — MFDINKVRADFPILSRQVNGQPLTYLDNGASAQKPQVVIDAVTRAYAEEYSNVHRGLHFLSNLATEKYEAVRGTVARFLNAGSEAEIIFNSGTTEGINLVSYAWAAPRMQAGDEIVLSTLEHHANIVPWHFLRERQGVILKWVDPEPDGSLDPQKVLGAITDRTKLIAITQCSNVFGTVVDVKTICSEARNRGVPVLVDGSQGAVHMPVDVQDIGCDFYAITGHKLYGPSGSGAIYIRTDRQAEMQPFFGGGDMINEVTKENVTYAAPPLKFEAGTPGIVQTIGMGAALEYLMELGMKNVAAHEAALATYTSERLAGLNWVNVQGTAPGKAAIFSLTMEGAAHAHDISTILDKKGIAVRAGHHCAKPLMAHLGVSATARASFGLYNTKDEVDRLIDGLELCHRLLV, encoded by the coding sequence ATGTTTGATATCAACAAAGTCCGCGCCGATTTCCCGATCTTGTCCCGGCAAGTGAACGGCCAACCACTGACCTATCTGGACAATGGCGCATCGGCTCAGAAGCCGCAGGTGGTCATTGACGCAGTGACCCGCGCTTATGCCGAGGAATATTCAAACGTTCATAGGGGTCTGCATTTCCTGTCCAACCTCGCGACCGAAAAATACGAAGCGGTGCGTGGCACCGTTGCGCGGTTCCTGAATGCAGGATCCGAGGCCGAAATCATATTCAACTCTGGCACCACCGAGGGCATCAACCTTGTGTCCTACGCGTGGGCTGCCCCGCGCATGCAGGCAGGGGACGAGATCGTTTTGTCCACGCTGGAACATCACGCCAATATCGTGCCGTGGCATTTCTTGCGCGAGCGTCAGGGAGTGATTCTGAAATGGGTCGACCCGGAGCCTGACGGGTCGCTCGATCCACAGAAGGTGCTGGGCGCAATCACGGACCGCACGAAATTGATCGCCATCACCCAGTGTTCGAATGTCTTTGGAACCGTGGTGGACGTAAAAACCATTTGCTCCGAAGCGCGAAACCGGGGCGTGCCTGTCTTGGTGGATGGGTCACAAGGCGCTGTGCATATGCCAGTCGATGTGCAGGATATCGGCTGCGATTTCTATGCGATCACCGGGCATAAGCTCTATGGTCCGTCCGGATCAGGCGCGATCTATATCCGCACGGACCGTCAGGCCGAGATGCAGCCCTTTTTTGGCGGCGGCGATATGATCAACGAGGTGACGAAAGAAAATGTAACCTATGCGGCGCCTCCGTTGAAATTCGAAGCCGGAACACCCGGTATCGTGCAAACCATCGGCATGGGCGCCGCGTTGGAATACCTGATGGAGCTGGGTATGAAAAACGTCGCCGCCCACGAGGCAGCACTTGCCACTTATACATCCGAACGACTGGCCGGGTTGAACTGGGTTAATGTGCAAGGCACGGCGCCGGGTAAGGCCGCGATCTTTTCGTTAACGATGGAAGGTGCGGCGCATGCGCATGACATCTCGACCATTCTGGACAAGAAGGGGATCGCAGTTCGGGCAGGGCATCATTGTGCCAAGCCATTGATGGCGCATCTGGGCGTATCGGCAACCGCGCGTGCCTCGTTTGGGCTTTACAACACCAAGGACGAGGTTGATCGGTTGATCGACGGGCTGGAGCTTTGTCACCGCCTTTTGGTCTGA
- a CDS encoding YIP1 family protein — MRFDPGYLFGMALQTVPEPRKVARDLFDLNLPREVLWTALALVVVVNAALGVLAGMMYPLDPTQMGAILSSPVLLGVIEAVFMFGMAWGIYAIGRMFGGQGYLSDAIITVVWMEFIFLMFQALTLVLTFFAPGLAAILMIGSVVLFFWILSHFTTESHGFASTGLVFASILGFMILAVFALSFILVILGVEPVPMTLPN; from the coding sequence ATGCGGTTTGATCCCGGTTATCTGTTTGGTATGGCGCTGCAAACGGTGCCCGAACCGCGCAAGGTGGCTCGTGACCTGTTCGACTTGAACCTTCCACGCGAAGTCCTGTGGACCGCGCTGGCGCTGGTCGTCGTGGTGAATGCCGCACTGGGCGTGCTGGCTGGGATGATGTATCCGCTGGACCCGACCCAGATGGGTGCCATCCTGTCCAGTCCGGTTCTACTGGGTGTGATCGAGGCCGTGTTCATGTTCGGAATGGCGTGGGGCATCTACGCGATTGGTAGAATGTTCGGAGGGCAGGGTTATCTGTCCGACGCGATCATTACCGTTGTCTGGATGGAGTTCATCTTCCTGATGTTTCAGGCGCTGACGCTGGTGCTGACGTTTTTTGCACCGGGTTTGGCTGCCATCCTCATGATCGGATCCGTGGTGTTGTTCTTCTGGATACTGAGCCACTTCACCACGGAAAGCCACGGCTTTGCGTCGACCGGATTGGTCTTTGCGTCAATCCTGGGCTTTATGATCCTTGCCGTCTTCGCCCTGTCGTTCATTTTGGTCATTCTGGGTGTTGAACCTGTGCCCATGACCCTTCCCAACTGA
- a CDS encoding YIP1 family protein gives MSVIDDVIRSYRAPRAVFRHRLSMGTREDKALAVLMGACLLVFAAQLPRLARVAHETGQELNMLMGATMLAWIFIMPLVFYVIGTLSHVLMRLVGGQGTAFAARFALFWALLCATPLWLLWGLVAGFIGEGVQMTLTGALALLAFLLFWSINLREAERRVEG, from the coding sequence ATGTCTGTGATTGATGATGTGATCCGAAGCTATCGCGCGCCTCGCGCAGTGTTTCGGCATCGGTTGAGCATGGGCACGCGCGAGGACAAGGCCTTGGCAGTCTTGATGGGGGCTTGCCTTCTGGTCTTTGCGGCCCAGCTACCGCGTCTGGCGCGCGTCGCGCATGAAACCGGACAGGAACTGAATATGCTGATGGGGGCGACCATGCTGGCGTGGATCTTCATCATGCCGCTGGTCTTCTATGTGATCGGAACGCTCAGTCATGTCCTGATGCGACTTGTGGGCGGCCAGGGCACCGCCTTCGCTGCGCGCTTTGCCCTTTTCTGGGCGCTTCTTTGCGCCACTCCGCTTTGGCTTTTATGGGGTTTGGTTGCGGGGTTTATTGGCGAAGGTGTGCAGATGACCCTGACCGGTGCGCTTGCGCTGTTGGCTTTCTTGCTGTTCTGGTCCATCAACCTGCGTGAAGCGGAACGTAGGGTGGAAGGATGA
- a CDS encoding SufD family Fe-S cluster assembly protein: MNTATKQATPMISADARPVSGAWAQEARADAAQRLANMGLPTRRDEYWKWTRPDSLIDATPSPAAVFDYAGEPPVFHAIDRLKIVFVDGVFDADASDDLSGEGIEIERLADAAAADIHWAKDLYGVLEARGQTPVARPLAAHNTAMATDGLVIRVTGQVNRPVSLFYRHEDTNSDAVLHHVIRVEEGAKLTLLENGAAAARFSNVCEVDVADKAEFHHIRAQGRDHERLAITHLFARLGAESVFKSFTMTVNGKLTRNECVLELLGDDAIAHVAGAALGDGADADFHHDDTVFITHDAVACESRQVFKKVLKNGAKGVFQGKILVKPDAQKTDGYQKSQSLLLDEDASFQAKPELEIYADDVICSHGSTSGAIDDEALFYLRSRGVPAHIATDLLVLAFLADAIEEIEDDAIAAEINDRLDAWLARHRG, encoded by the coding sequence ATGAACACCGCCACGAAACAAGCCACACCCATGATCAGTGCCGATGCGCGCCCGGTCTCGGGTGCATGGGCGCAAGAGGCGCGGGCTGACGCCGCACAGCGTTTGGCAAATATGGGTCTGCCGACACGCCGCGACGAATACTGGAAATGGACCCGTCCTGACAGTCTGATCGACGCCACGCCGTCTCCTGCCGCGGTTTTTGATTATGCAGGCGAGCCGCCGGTCTTTCATGCGATCGACCGGTTGAAAATCGTCTTTGTCGATGGTGTGTTCGATGCTGATGCCTCGGACGATCTGTCCGGCGAAGGGATCGAGATCGAGCGTCTGGCGGATGCAGCTGCCGCTGACATCCATTGGGCTAAGGATCTTTATGGTGTTTTGGAAGCGCGCGGCCAAACGCCCGTCGCCCGCCCATTGGCTGCCCATAATACAGCGATGGCCACCGATGGTCTGGTGATCCGCGTCACCGGGCAGGTCAATCGTCCGGTTAGCCTGTTCTATCGTCACGAAGACACCAACTCGGACGCGGTTTTACACCATGTAATCCGTGTCGAAGAAGGCGCGAAACTGACGCTTCTGGAAAACGGTGCCGCTGCGGCTCGTTTTTCAAATGTTTGCGAAGTGGACGTGGCCGACAAAGCCGAGTTCCACCACATCCGCGCGCAGGGACGCGATCATGAACGGCTGGCAATCACCCACTTGTTTGCCCGTCTTGGCGCAGAATCGGTGTTCAAGAGCTTTACCATGACCGTGAACGGCAAGCTGACGCGCAACGAATGTGTCCTTGAACTTCTGGGTGATGATGCGATTGCCCATGTGGCCGGTGCAGCTTTGGGCGACGGGGCGGACGCAGATTTTCATCACGATGACACTGTCTTTATCACTCATGACGCCGTAGCCTGCGAAAGCCGTCAAGTGTTCAAGAAAGTGCTGAAAAACGGCGCAAAAGGTGTGTTTCAGGGTAAAATTCTTGTCAAACCGGATGCGCAAAAGACCGACGGCTATCAAAAGTCGCAGTCGCTGTTGCTAGACGAAGACGCTAGTTTTCAAGCCAAACCCGAGCTTGAGATCTATGCCGACGATGTGATCTGTTCGCACGGCTCGACCTCGGGTGCAATTGATGACGAGGCATTGTTCTATCTGCGCTCGCGCGGCGTGCCTGCCCATATCGCGACCGATCTTCTGGTTTTGGCCTTCCTGGCCGATGCCATTGAAGAAATCGAAGACGATGCCATCGCCGCCGAGATCAATGACCGACTGGATGCGTGGCTTGCCCGCCATCGCGGCTGA
- the sufC gene encoding Fe-S cluster assembly ATPase SufC produces MLKINNLHVKLEEEDKRILKGVDLEVPAGSVHAIMGPNGSGKSTLSYVLSGRDGYEVTEGSASLEGEDLLEMEPEERAAAGLFLAFQYPVEIPGVGNMTFLRTAVNAQRKARGEEEMSAADFLKFIRAKAKELKIDAEMLKRPVNVGFSGGEKKRNEILQMAMLEPKMCILDETDSGLDVDAMKLVSEGVNALRDQGRAFLVITHYQRLLDHIKPDVVHIMAEGRIVKSGGPELALEVENNGYADILAEMEVES; encoded by the coding sequence ATGCTAAAAATCAATAACCTGCACGTCAAACTTGAAGAAGAAGATAAGCGAATCCTGAAAGGTGTCGACCTCGAAGTGCCCGCCGGGTCTGTACATGCGATCATGGGGCCAAATGGTTCGGGCAAATCGACATTGTCCTATGTCCTGTCGGGCCGTGATGGCTATGAAGTGACCGAAGGCAGTGCCTCGTTGGAAGGCGAAGACCTGTTAGAGATGGAGCCGGAAGAACGCGCCGCCGCAGGACTTTTTCTGGCGTTCCAATACCCGGTTGAAATACCGGGCGTGGGCAACATGACCTTCCTGCGCACCGCGGTAAATGCGCAGCGCAAGGCGCGCGGGGAAGAGGAGATGTCGGCCGCCGACTTTCTGAAGTTCATCCGCGCCAAGGCAAAAGAGCTGAAAATCGACGCCGAAATGCTGAAACGCCCTGTCAATGTGGGTTTCTCGGGCGGTGAGAAGAAGCGCAATGAGATCCTGCAAATGGCAATGCTGGAACCCAAAATGTGCATTCTGGATGAGACCGATTCAGGTCTGGATGTGGACGCGATGAAACTGGTGTCGGAAGGCGTGAACGCCCTGCGCGATCAGGGTCGCGCGTTCCTCGTTATCACCCACTATCAACGTCTGTTGGACCATATCAAACCGGACGTGGTACATATCATGGCCGAAGGGCGCATTGTGAAATCCGGCGGTCCTGAACTGGCGCTTGAGGTGGAAAACAACGGCTACGCCGACATCCTTGCCGAGATGGAGGTCGAGTCATGA
- a CDS encoding heavy metal-binding domain-containing protein has protein sequence MIITTTPSVEGNPIVKYHGIVTGEAILGANIFRDIFAQVRDIVGGRSGAYEEELGKARKTALAEMEEHAVSLGANAVVGVDLDYEVINNMLMVSASGTAVTVS, from the coding sequence ATGATCATCACAACTACCCCTTCCGTCGAAGGCAATCCCATCGTGAAATATCACGGTATCGTCACCGGCGAGGCCATTCTGGGCGCAAACATCTTTCGCGACATCTTCGCGCAGGTGCGTGACATCGTGGGCGGCCGCTCGGGCGCTTATGAAGAAGAACTGGGAAAGGCTCGCAAAACCGCGCTGGCCGAGATGGAAGAACATGCGGTGTCCTTGGGCGCCAACGCGGTCGTGGGCGTGGACCTCGACTATGAAGTGATCAACAACATGCTGATGGTGTCGGCCTCGGGCACGGCTGTCACTGTTTCGTAA
- the sufB gene encoding Fe-S cluster assembly protein SufB: MAGVDELNVKEGVEEETVEAVKSLAGQYKYGWETDIEMEYAPKGLNTDIVRLISEKNEEPEWMTEWRLGAFARWEKMVEPEWAMLSYPEIDFQDQYYYARPKSMEVKPKSLDEVDPKLLATYEKLGIPLKEQMILAGVEGAEDVPAEGRKVAVDAVFDSVSVGTTFQAELKKAGVIFCSISEAIKEHPELVKKYLGSVVPVSDNYYATLNSAVFSDGSFVYIPPNTRCPMELSTYFRINAENTGQFERTLIIADKGSYVSYLEGCTAPKRDTAQLHAAVVEIIVEEDAEVKYSTVQNWFPGDENGKGGIYNFVTKRADCRGDRSKVMWTQVETGSAVTWKYPSCLLRGNESQGEFYSIAITNNHQQADTGTKMVHLGRDTKSRIVSKGISAGVAQNTYRGLVSMHPKAKNSRNYTQCDSLLIGDKCGAHTVPYIEVKNNSSRVEHEATTSKVDDEQMFYCRQRGMDEEEAVALIVNGFAKEVLQALPMEFAMEAQQLVAISLEGSVG; encoded by the coding sequence ATGGCCGGTGTAGATGAACTGAACGTCAAAGAAGGCGTGGAAGAAGAAACCGTCGAGGCGGTAAAATCGCTGGCCGGCCAATATAAGTATGGCTGGGAAACGGATATCGAGATGGAGTATGCCCCCAAGGGCCTTAATACCGATATCGTGCGGCTGATTTCTGAAAAGAACGAAGAGCCGGAATGGATGACCGAATGGCGTCTTGGAGCCTTCGCGCGCTGGGAAAAGATGGTCGAACCGGAATGGGCGATGCTGAGCTATCCCGAGATCGACTTTCAGGATCAGTATTATTACGCCCGTCCCAAGTCGATGGAGGTCAAGCCCAAGTCGCTGGACGAGGTCGACCCCAAGCTGTTGGCAACATACGAAAAACTGGGTATTCCGCTGAAAGAGCAGATGATCCTGGCCGGTGTCGAAGGCGCCGAAGACGTGCCCGCAGAAGGCCGCAAGGTTGCGGTGGACGCGGTATTTGACTCGGTGTCCGTGGGGACCACGTTTCAGGCCGAACTGAAAAAGGCCGGTGTCATCTTCTGCTCGATCTCGGAAGCGATCAAGGAACACCCGGAGTTGGTGAAGAAATACCTGGGCTCGGTCGTGCCGGTCTCGGACAACTACTATGCGACGCTGAATTCGGCCGTGTTCTCGGACGGGTCGTTTGTTTACATCCCGCCCAACACGCGCTGCCCGATGGAGCTGTCGACCTATTTCCGCATCAACGCGGAAAATACCGGTCAGTTCGAACGTACGCTGATCATCGCCGACAAGGGGTCGTATGTCAGTTATCTGGAAGGCTGCACGGCCCCTAAGCGTGACACCGCGCAGTTGCACGCTGCCGTGGTCGAGATCATCGTCGAAGAAGACGCGGAAGTGAAATACTCGACCGTTCAAAACTGGTTCCCCGGCGACGAGAACGGCAAGGGCGGAATCTACAACTTCGTGACCAAACGCGCCGATTGCCGGGGCGACCGGTCCAAGGTGATGTGGACACAGGTGGAAACCGGTTCCGCCGTGACGTGGAAATATCCGTCCTGCCTGCTCCGCGGCAATGAAAGCCAGGGCGAGTTCTATTCCATCGCGATCACCAACAACCACCAGCAGGCCGATACAGGCACCAAGATGGTGCATCTGGGGCGTGATACCAAATCACGGATCGTCTCCAAGGGGATTTCGGCGGGGGTGGCGCAGAACACATATCGCGGTTTGGTGTCGATGCACCCGAAGGCCAAGAACTCGCGCAACTACACACAGTGCGACAGCCTTTTGATCGGCGATAAATGCGGTGCGCACACCGTGCCGTATATCGAAGTGAAGAACAATTCCTCGCGCGTGGAACATGAGGCGACGACCTCGAAGGTGGATGACGAGCAAATGTTCTATTGCCGCCAGCGGGGCATGGACGAAGAAGAGGCCGTTGCCCTGATCGTCAATGGCTTCGCCAAGGAAGTGCTGCAAGCGCTGCCGATGGAATTTGCCATGGAAGCTCAACAGCTTGTGGCGATTTCGCTGGAAGGGAGCGTTGGCTGA
- a CDS encoding cysteine desulfurase family protein, producing MKRTYLDWNATTPLRVEARDAMIAAMDVVGNPSSVHAEGRAAKGLIERARKDLAAALGAEGADIIFTSSATEAAALALQGRGIACAGIEHDAVRSWCDEGLSVGIDGAVSVPDPARSAVQVANSETGVIQTLPEGLALTDATQAFGKIPFAFNWCGAQMAIVSAHKLGGPKGVGALIVKRGTDIEAQIKGGGQEMGRRSGTENVVGIAGFAAAAKAAQADLEAGIWTATEKLRKILENTIAESAKETIFVGKDANRLPNTSCFVTPGWKGETQVMVMDLAGFAVSAGSACSSGKVKSSAALVAMGFDRDHAGCAMRVSLGPMTSEDEVRAFAKAWIREYEKFRVRGR from the coding sequence GTGAAACGAACCTATCTTGACTGGAATGCCACAACGCCACTGCGAGTTGAGGCGCGCGACGCGATGATTGCGGCCATGGATGTGGTGGGCAACCCATCTTCTGTCCATGCCGAGGGGCGCGCAGCGAAGGGTCTGATCGAACGGGCGCGGAAGGATCTGGCGGCGGCTCTGGGGGCCGAGGGGGCCGATATTATCTTCACCTCGTCGGCGACCGAGGCGGCGGCGCTGGCCTTGCAGGGGCGTGGGATCGCCTGCGCCGGGATCGAACATGATGCCGTGCGCAGTTGGTGCGATGAAGGCCTGAGCGTCGGTATCGACGGCGCGGTCTCGGTGCCCGACCCGGCCCGCAGCGCGGTGCAGGTCGCGAATTCGGAAACCGGGGTGATCCAGACCCTGCCGGAGGGGCTGGCGCTGACCGACGCAACACAGGCCTTCGGCAAGATCCCCTTTGCCTTCAACTGGTGCGGGGCGCAGATGGCGATTGTCTCGGCACACAAGCTGGGCGGACCCAAGGGCGTGGGCGCGCTGATCGTCAAACGCGGCACCGATATCGAAGCACAGATCAAGGGCGGCGGGCAAGAAATGGGCCGCCGGTCCGGCACGGAAAACGTCGTCGGCATTGCCGGATTCGCTGCCGCTGCGAAGGCTGCACAGGCGGATCTGGAGGCAGGCATCTGGACCGCCACCGAAAAACTTAGAAAGATTCTAGAAAACACCATTGCGGAATCGGCAAAAGAGACTATTTTTGTCGGGAAAGACGCGAACAGGCTTCCCAACACCTCGTGTTTCGTCACTCCAGGCTGGAAGGGGGAAACGCAGGTGATGGTGATGGACCTTGCCGGGTTTGCGGTTTCCGCAGGTTCGGCCTGTTCATCCGGGAAGGTAAAATCCAGCGCCGCCTTGGTGGCAATGGGCTTTGACCGGGATCATGCGGGATGCGCTATGCGTGTCTCGCTTGGCCCCATGACGAGTGAGGATGAGGTGCGCGCCTTTGCCAAGGCGTGGATCAGAGAATACGAGAAATTTCGGGTGCGGGGCCGATAA
- a CDS encoding Rrf2 family transcriptional regulator, whose translation MKLSTKGRYAMVALADLALQDGDSLLSLTDLAKRQDISLPYLEQLFVKLRRAGLVDSVRGPGGGYRLARAASDIRVSEVLEAVDETVSAMHKGAGASGASSGSKAQSMTNRLWEGLSAHVYVFLHQTRLSDVVKNELTPCPAVPTLFAVVDEE comes from the coding sequence ATGAAGCTGTCAACCAAGGGGCGTTACGCCATGGTCGCGCTGGCCGATCTGGCCTTGCAGGACGGCGATAGCCTTTTGTCGCTGACCGATCTTGCCAAACGGCAGGATATTTCCCTGCCATATCTGGAGCAGCTTTTTGTTAAATTGCGGCGTGCCGGGCTTGTGGACAGCGTGCGTGGTCCGGGTGGCGGCTATAGACTGGCGCGTGCTGCGTCAGATATTCGCGTGTCAGAAGTGCTTGAGGCCGTGGATGAAACCGTGTCTGCGATGCACAAGGGGGCAGGGGCGTCGGGCGCCAGTTCTGGCTCCAAAGCCCAATCCATGACCAACCGTCTGTGGGAAGGGCTGTCGGCCCATGTTTATGTGTTCCTGCACCAGACCCGCCTGTCGGATGTGGTGAAGAACGAGCTGACCCCGTGCCCTGCGGTGCCGACCCTGTTTGCGGTGGTTGACGAGGAATGA